One genomic region from Natrinema caseinilyticum encodes:
- the cbiB gene encoding adenosylcobinamide-phosphate synthase CbiB, which translates to MADGPHRGISVTLTALAVIGLAFSLDLLFGEPPTAFHPVAWFGRLVDGLDRRWSTTARRQRLVGVGIAAAAPLVPATVAGVGVAAAAALDPMAEGIVAALVLSVTTSLRLLLELTANVVRATDGDGARARELVVGLVGRDVSTLSPGELRSAALESAAENLADGLVASLLAFAVLAPISLPFAAGVAAWIKGVNTLDSMLGYPSKPIGTASARLDDLVMYLPARIAAVAIAVAAADPRALRRAGRWARVPPSPNSGWPMATLACAIDVRLEKPSTYVLNSEAELPSLADGERAVSLVGSAAIVSVLVAVGLAVVASAAGAELESQVAAIAEVTR; encoded by the coding sequence ATGGCGGATGGTCCGCACCGAGGGATTTCCGTGACGTTGACGGCGCTTGCGGTGATCGGTCTGGCGTTCAGTCTCGATTTACTGTTCGGCGAGCCGCCGACCGCCTTTCACCCGGTGGCGTGGTTCGGCCGCCTCGTCGACGGTCTCGACCGTCGGTGGAGCACGACCGCGCGACGCCAGCGCCTCGTCGGCGTCGGAATCGCGGCCGCTGCCCCGCTCGTCCCCGCGACGGTCGCCGGCGTCGGCGTCGCCGCCGCGGCCGCACTCGACCCGATGGCCGAAGGAATCGTCGCCGCGCTCGTCCTCTCCGTGACGACCAGCCTCCGTTTACTGCTCGAACTCACTGCGAACGTCGTACGAGCGACCGATGGAGACGGAGCGCGCGCTCGTGAGTTGGTCGTCGGCCTCGTCGGTCGCGACGTCTCGACGCTCTCGCCGGGTGAACTCCGCAGCGCCGCCCTCGAGAGCGCCGCCGAAAATCTGGCGGACGGACTGGTCGCGAGCCTGCTCGCGTTCGCGGTCCTCGCGCCGATCTCGCTCCCGTTCGCGGCGGGCGTCGCCGCCTGGATCAAGGGCGTCAACACGCTGGACTCGATGCTCGGCTATCCCTCGAAGCCGATCGGGACCGCGAGCGCGCGACTGGACGACCTCGTGATGTATCTGCCCGCTCGAATCGCGGCGGTCGCGATCGCCGTCGCCGCGGCCGATCCGCGGGCACTCCGCCGAGCCGGACGGTGGGCGCGCGTGCCGCCGTCACCCAACTCCGGGTGGCCGATGGCGACGCTTGCCTGTGCTATCGACGTCCGCCTCGAGAAGCCGTCGACGTACGTTCTCAATTCCGAAGCTGAACTCCCGTCGCTCGCGGACGGAGAGCGCGCCGTTTCGCTCGTCGGCTCGGCTGCGATCGTCTCGGTCCTCGTGGCCGTCGGGCTCGCGGTCGTCGCGTCGGCGGCCGGTGCGGAACTCGAGTCGCAGGTCGCGGCGATAGCGGAGGTGACGAGATGA
- a CDS encoding HAD family hydrolase yields the protein MGVSFDLFGTLVTADRPADPAGAVATELEKRDVRVPDDWADAYAEPHVDAPDGAEVPLPAHVSRALASRGVEYEHNAARRAVVAAFDPTVETRPGALEAVEAARELGPVGICSNCSVPELVGRTLVRSDFERDDFDAIVTSVGCGWRKPAPEMFDVTADRLGVDPAELVHVGDDPQADGGIEAVGGTALLLEDVALADVPTRLSTVESQQS from the coding sequence GTGGGAGTATCGTTCGATCTCTTTGGGACGCTGGTGACCGCCGATCGACCGGCCGACCCGGCCGGAGCCGTCGCGACGGAACTCGAGAAACGGGACGTTCGGGTTCCGGACGACTGGGCCGACGCGTACGCGGAGCCACACGTCGACGCGCCCGACGGCGCTGAGGTCCCGCTTCCGGCTCACGTTTCGCGCGCGCTCGCGAGTCGCGGCGTCGAGTACGAACACAACGCGGCGAGACGAGCCGTCGTCGCGGCGTTCGATCCGACGGTCGAAACCAGGCCGGGCGCCCTCGAGGCGGTCGAGGCGGCCCGCGAACTGGGACCGGTCGGGATCTGTTCGAACTGCAGCGTTCCGGAACTTGTCGGCCGCACGCTCGTCAGATCCGACTTCGAACGGGACGATTTCGACGCGATCGTGACCAGCGTCGGCTGCGGATGGCGCAAGCCCGCGCCCGAAATGTTCGACGTGACTGCGGACCGACTCGGCGTCGATCCGGCCGAGCTCGTCCACGTCGGCGACGACCCGCAGGCCGACGGCGGGATCGAAGCCGTCGGCGGCACGGCGCTGTTACTCGAGGACGTAGCGCTCGCGGACGTGCCGACGCGGCTTTCGACGGTGGAATCACAGCAGTCATGA
- a CDS encoding translation initiation factor IF-2 subunit beta encodes MDYESSLDRAMEDVPDIGGDEQRLQIPDPQTQKDGAFTRVKNVDEVADVLSRETEHLHRFIQRELGTSGKLENGRGRYNGTFSQRDISASIDAYVDEYVLCSECGLPDTRLVREDRTPMLRCDACGAFRPVSKRSTSSQQQQQQDAVEEGQTYTVEITGTGRKGDGVAEKGNYTIFVPGADEGDIVDIYIKNISGNLAFARLA; translated from the coding sequence ATGGATTACGAATCGAGTCTCGACCGAGCGATGGAAGACGTTCCCGATATCGGGGGCGACGAACAACGACTCCAGATTCCGGACCCCCAGACCCAGAAAGACGGCGCGTTTACACGCGTAAAGAATGTAGACGAAGTCGCCGACGTGCTCTCTCGAGAGACGGAACACCTCCACCGGTTCATCCAGCGGGAACTGGGAACGAGTGGCAAACTCGAGAACGGCCGCGGTCGATACAACGGAACGTTCTCCCAGCGCGACATTAGTGCGTCGATCGACGCCTACGTCGACGAGTACGTCCTCTGTTCGGAGTGCGGACTGCCGGACACGCGGCTGGTCCGAGAGGACCGAACGCCGATGCTTCGGTGTGACGCCTGCGGTGCGTTCCGACCGGTTTCCAAGCGGTCGACCAGCAGCCAGCAACAACAGCAACAAGACGCCGTCGAGGAGGGCCAGACGTACACGGTCGAAATCACCGGGACCGGACGGAAGGGCGACGGCGTCGCGGAGAAAGGAAACTATACGATTTTTGTTCCGGGCGCGGACGAGGGCGACATCGTGGACATCTACATCAAGAATATCTCGGGGAACCTCGCGTTCGCCCGACTCGCCTGA
- a CDS encoding DUF5789 family protein — MSDDGRNHDRVQRSAERRQAERADHAESILEDVERDLGTMEYPVSSEELATEYGDQPIDMPNETESLGSVFDRLVDEEYESPEAVREAVYGEITGEAGSPNEANAERDLAELDDTQDSTDAQDTDAG, encoded by the coding sequence ATGAGCGACGACGGGCGGAACCACGACCGTGTGCAACGGAGCGCCGAACGGCGACAAGCGGAGCGAGCGGACCACGCCGAATCGATCCTCGAGGACGTCGAACGCGACCTCGGAACGATGGAGTATCCGGTCAGCAGTGAGGAACTCGCCACGGAGTACGGCGACCAGCCGATCGACATGCCGAACGAGACGGAGTCGCTCGGGTCCGTCTTCGATCGGCTGGTCGACGAGGAATACGAGTCACCCGAAGCGGTCCGCGAGGCCGTTTACGGCGAGATAACCGGCGAGGCAGGCAGTCCGAACGAAGCCAACGCCGAACGCGACCTCGCGGAACTGGACGACACGCAGGACTCGACCGACGCGCAGGATACCGACGCGGGCTAA
- a CDS encoding PGF-CTERM sorting domain-containing protein, with the protein MSRLHRLSERLPGDSRVVLALGLGLVVIGGLVASGAAGAAAGTLDPAQTNQSDRVSEEAYREPAPEEGDPYFEAAADDGSWISYENPRDEYRSPYLGDGSGKICVTLVNENGDPVVGTSVPNTSVTIPTGGATTWHSDANPMTVEFPVTDHYEFPLDGDEFGTSPDVAQGDGYMDSHCIEFHGNPVGSTIEYGEAELDGKYADRIDVVGYIQQEPAGDGWDSDIDPVADAESYAEAGGGWTTTQNSTHGGAVVVLQLDAPADERTIPVDSNSSDDGTDGIDSNEPKDGTGNTADGGPTDGDGRDEMPGFGPLAAGVAISIAVIARYRR; encoded by the coding sequence ATGTCCCGGCTACACCGACTCTCGGAGCGGCTCCCGGGAGACTCGCGCGTCGTACTCGCGCTCGGCCTCGGCCTGGTCGTGATCGGCGGCCTCGTCGCGTCGGGTGCTGCCGGCGCGGCCGCGGGCACGCTCGATCCGGCCCAAACGAACCAGAGCGACAGGGTATCCGAGGAAGCGTACCGCGAGCCCGCGCCGGAAGAGGGCGATCCGTACTTCGAAGCGGCGGCGGACGACGGGTCCTGGATCAGCTACGAGAATCCGCGCGACGAGTACCGGAGTCCCTATCTCGGGGACGGATCCGGGAAAATCTGCGTCACGCTGGTCAACGAAAACGGCGACCCGGTCGTCGGCACGTCGGTTCCGAACACGTCCGTAACGATTCCGACCGGCGGGGCGACGACGTGGCATTCCGACGCGAATCCGATGACCGTCGAGTTCCCGGTGACCGACCACTACGAGTTCCCGCTCGACGGGGACGAGTTCGGGACGAGCCCGGACGTCGCACAGGGTGACGGATACATGGATTCCCACTGTATCGAATTCCACGGGAATCCCGTCGGCTCGACGATCGAGTACGGTGAAGCCGAACTCGACGGCAAGTACGCGGACCGAATCGACGTCGTCGGCTACATCCAGCAGGAGCCCGCCGGCGACGGGTGGGATTCCGACATCGATCCGGTTGCCGACGCGGAATCCTACGCGGAAGCCGGCGGCGGCTGGACCACCACCCAGAACTCTACCCACGGAGGGGCGGTCGTCGTGTTGCAACTCGATGCGCCGGCCGACGAGCGAACGATCCCCGTCGACTCGAATTCGTCGGACGATGGTACTGACGGAATCGACTCGAACGAGCCGAAAGACGGAACCGGAAACACCGCCGACGGGGGCCCGACCGACGGCGACGGTCGCGACGAAATGCCCGGATTCGGTCCGCTGGCCGCCGGCGTTGCCATTTCGATCGCGGTCATCGCACGATACCGCCGGTAG
- a CDS encoding DUF7344 domain-containing protein, whose translation MTQSKRDFTWQQLELDDRTESTRHRLLEAKRRRMTLDILTGVTATVELSELAAGIVAREGGVDAVTDDAVSDVQISLHHVHLPMMAELGVIDYDASTRRIETCPSRDDARDIS comes from the coding sequence ATGACCCAATCGAAACGCGATTTCACGTGGCAGCAGTTGGAACTCGACGATCGAACCGAGAGCACCCGTCACCGTTTGCTCGAGGCGAAGCGGCGCAGAATGACGCTCGACATCCTCACCGGCGTGACTGCCACCGTCGAACTCTCGGAGTTGGCGGCGGGAATCGTCGCTCGAGAGGGCGGCGTCGATGCCGTCACCGACGACGCCGTCTCGGACGTGCAGATATCGCTCCACCACGTTCACCTCCCCATGATGGCCGAACTCGGTGTGATCGACTACGATGCGAGCACCCGGCGTATCGAAACGTGTCCCAGCCGGGACGACGCGCGAGACATCTCGTGA
- a CDS encoding PAS domain S-box protein → MSSRPLTESLRETLALFDGSGAPRTTNEVADRLDLGRRSTYDRLERLVDYGQLETKKVGASARVWWRSRPPRSDRAAGTGDGPVVPESVVEAVEEYAIFVLDADGYVRSWNAGAERIEGYAADDVLGEHVAIFYTQDDRDADAPESNLTAAAETGSIEDEGWRVRADGSRFWARVTITAIRDEDGTLEGYTTVTRDLTDRREREQQIRREHDLVERVLEVSPTGIGIFDDDGEPRRLNRRFTEYLGMDGDGSAEYALGDRPLLDEDGDEIPPSERPAPRALATGNPVEDQRVRIDDGATRWLSVNAEPLDGDSGVVVTMTDVTRLEEQTRGLERTREELETELEVVFDRVSEAFCALDDDFQFMYVNDRAQELFDFTETELLGANALEVLSVADDDPIRDRFEAAMATQTATSFQRYSEPLGIWETIRVYPSESGLSVYFTDITEHKERERELEQYERIVETIDDGVYAVDDEARFVMVNDGFCELTGYAREELLGESATMIHDDGITPRAETLSEEIATGDRDVANIELDVHTKGGETVPCESRLAPFPMEDAAGRCGVVRDISSHLEREDRLTKRVRQQEAVADLGQRALASHDVDALLAEGADRLVETLETDYCKVLDLDSAAESFLLREGVGWDGDVVGEATVPAVGNDSQAAYTLTDGGPVMVDDLATESRFGNIEDLTDYEITSGISVVIGTRADPWGILEVHDVDRRAFSDHDVAFVQSVANVFKTAIDRRTDERELERQREQLVALNNLNDVVHRISEAVVDRSTREEIERVVCDHLAESDSYLFSWIGDVDVATQTVNLRAEAGVEGYLDGITISADPNDERSRGATGKAIATGELQTTQDIAADSRYDPWRSTVEEFGFRSSAAIPIVHEETIYGVLNVYAERPEAFTGQERTVISRLGEVVGHAIAAAERKRALMSDDVVELQFRIRDVFESLGTGLETAGTITLDHTVPIENEEYLVYGTATEDAVETVESLVESLPHWTDVTFRSGSRRTNFELRLSEPPVLSTVASLGGSIEDVVIEDGDYRMSIHLAPGAEIRRIIDVVQSTYSGAELLKQRQVTRGDTTPERVRDVLSDDLTDRQRATLRAAYHAGFFEWPRDASGEDVAESLDIAPATFHQHLRRAQQKVFESLLSDTAAA, encoded by the coding sequence ATGAGTTCACGGCCGCTGACCGAGAGCCTCCGAGAGACGCTCGCCCTCTTCGACGGGTCCGGGGCTCCGCGGACGACGAACGAAGTAGCGGACCGCCTCGACCTCGGCCGACGGAGCACCTACGATCGACTCGAGCGACTCGTCGACTACGGGCAACTCGAGACGAAGAAGGTCGGCGCGAGTGCGCGCGTGTGGTGGCGGTCTCGGCCGCCGAGGAGCGATCGGGCGGCTGGCACCGGTGACGGTCCCGTCGTCCCCGAATCGGTCGTCGAAGCCGTCGAGGAGTACGCGATCTTCGTACTCGACGCCGACGGCTACGTCCGAAGCTGGAACGCGGGGGCCGAACGGATCGAGGGGTACGCAGCCGACGACGTGCTCGGCGAACACGTCGCGATTTTCTACACCCAGGACGACCGGGACGCCGACGCCCCCGAGTCGAACCTCACCGCGGCCGCCGAAACCGGGTCGATCGAGGACGAAGGATGGCGCGTTCGAGCGGACGGCTCACGGTTCTGGGCGCGGGTCACCATCACTGCGATCCGCGACGAGGACGGCACCCTCGAGGGATACACGACGGTCACCAGGGACCTGACCGACCGACGCGAGCGCGAACAGCAGATCCGCCGCGAACACGATCTCGTAGAGCGTGTCCTGGAGGTCAGCCCGACCGGGATCGGCATCTTCGACGACGATGGCGAACCGCGGCGGCTGAACCGACGGTTTACCGAGTATCTCGGGATGGACGGAGACGGCTCGGCGGAGTACGCGCTGGGTGATCGGCCCCTGCTCGACGAGGACGGCGACGAGATCCCCCCGTCCGAGCGGCCCGCCCCGCGAGCGCTCGCGACCGGCAACCCGGTCGAAGACCAGCGCGTTCGAATCGACGACGGAGCGACGCGGTGGCTCTCGGTGAACGCGGAGCCGCTCGACGGTGATTCCGGCGTCGTCGTCACGATGACCGACGTCACCCGACTCGAGGAGCAGACCCGAGGCCTCGAGCGCACGCGCGAGGAGCTCGAAACCGAACTCGAGGTGGTGTTCGATCGGGTTTCCGAGGCGTTCTGCGCGCTCGACGACGATTTTCAGTTTATGTACGTTAACGACCGGGCCCAGGAACTCTTCGACTTCACGGAAACCGAACTTCTGGGAGCGAACGCCCTGGAGGTGCTGTCCGTGGCCGACGACGATCCGATTCGGGACCGCTTCGAGGCAGCCATGGCGACCCAGACCGCGACGAGTTTCCAGCGGTACTCTGAGCCGCTCGGTATCTGGGAGACAATCAGGGTGTATCCCTCTGAATCCGGGCTCTCGGTGTACTTCACCGACATCACCGAGCACAAAGAACGCGAACGGGAACTCGAACAGTACGAGCGGATCGTCGAGACGATCGACGACGGCGTTTACGCAGTCGACGACGAGGCCCGATTCGTCATGGTCAACGACGGGTTCTGTGAGCTGACGGGCTACGCTCGCGAGGAACTCCTCGGCGAATCCGCGACGATGATCCACGACGACGGGATCACGCCACGGGCCGAAACGCTCTCCGAGGAGATCGCGACCGGTGACCGCGACGTCGCGAATATCGAACTCGACGTTCACACGAAGGGCGGTGAAACCGTTCCGTGCGAAAGCCGACTGGCACCCTTCCCGATGGAGGATGCCGCCGGGCGCTGCGGCGTGGTTCGCGACATCTCGAGCCACCTCGAGCGGGAGGACCGACTCACGAAACGAGTTCGACAGCAGGAAGCGGTCGCCGATCTCGGCCAGCGGGCGCTCGCGAGCCACGACGTCGACGCGCTATTAGCCGAGGGCGCCGACCGACTGGTCGAAACGCTCGAGACCGACTATTGCAAGGTACTGGACCTCGATTCGGCCGCGGAATCGTTCCTGCTGCGTGAAGGGGTCGGGTGGGACGGGGACGTCGTCGGCGAGGCGACCGTCCCGGCGGTCGGAAACGATTCACAGGCGGCATACACGCTGACCGACGGGGGACCCGTCATGGTCGACGATCTCGCGACGGAGTCGCGCTTCGGCAATATCGAGGATTTGACCGATTACGAGATCACGAGCGGTATCAGCGTCGTCATCGGGACGCGAGCCGATCCCTGGGGAATCCTCGAAGTCCACGACGTGGACCGTCGAGCGTTCTCCGATCACGACGTCGCCTTCGTCCAATCGGTCGCGAACGTGTTCAAGACCGCCATCGACCGACGCACCGACGAGCGAGAACTCGAGCGCCAGCGCGAGCAACTCGTCGCGCTCAACAACCTCAACGACGTCGTCCACCGCATTTCCGAGGCGGTCGTCGATCGGTCCACGCGCGAGGAGATAGAGCGGGTCGTCTGTGACCACCTCGCCGAATCGGACTCCTATCTGTTCTCGTGGATCGGCGACGTCGACGTCGCAACGCAAACGGTGAACCTGCGAGCCGAGGCCGGCGTCGAGGGATACCTCGACGGAATCACGATCTCAGCCGACCCGAACGACGAGCGAAGTCGGGGGGCGACCGGCAAGGCAATCGCGACGGGCGAACTCCAGACGACCCAGGACATCGCCGCGGATTCAAGGTACGACCCCTGGCGGAGCACGGTCGAGGAGTTCGGCTTCCGTTCGTCGGCGGCGATCCCGATCGTTCACGAGGAGACGATTTACGGCGTGTTGAACGTCTACGCCGAACGGCCGGAGGCATTCACGGGCCAGGAGCGGACGGTGATCAGCCGACTGGGAGAAGTGGTGGGTCACGCCATCGCCGCTGCCGAACGAAAGCGAGCGTTGATGAGCGACGACGTCGTCGAACTCCAGTTCCGAATCCGAGACGTCTTCGAATCGCTGGGGACCGGACTCGAGACGGCTGGCACGATCACGCTCGATCACACCGTCCCCATCGAAAACGAGGAGTACCTCGTCTACGGCACCGCGACGGAAGACGCAGTCGAGACGGTCGAGTCCCTCGTCGAATCGCTTCCCCACTGGACCGACGTGACGTTCAGATCCGGGAGCAGGCGGACGAACTTCGAACTTCGCCTCTCCGAGCCGCCGGTGCTGTCGACGGTCGCCTCGCTCGGCGGGTCCATCGAAGACGTCGTCATCGAGGACGGCGACTACCGGATGTCGATCCACCTGGCACCGGGTGCGGAGATCCGTCGAATCATCGACGTCGTGCAGTCGACATACTCGGGGGCAGAATTACTGAAGCAACGCCAGGTCACGCGCGGCGATACCACTCCGGAACGCGTCCGAGACGTGCTGTCGGACGACCTCACCGACCGCCAGCGCGCGACGCTCCGGGCGGCCTACCACGCGGGATTCTTCGAGTGGCCGCGCGACGCCTCGGGCGAAGACGTCGCCGAGTCGCTCGATATCGCGCCGGCGACGTTCCATCAACATCTCCGACGGGCCCAGCAGAAAGTATTCGAATCGTTGCTCTCGGACACGGCGGCGGCCTGA
- a CDS encoding DEAD/DEAH box helicase — MPGDDPADSTIEEDGTPNANSEARATASDGLAMTGAELRESYPQNRYRGQVHEEISLPAEPARHVPAQRVLPPELGARLGVDLWSHQAAALEALADGENVCVATSTSSGKTYVYGLHLARRFGENPDVRALLVYPTKALSRDQERELNALFESLGVDVTVGVYDGDTKREDKARIRDEANVVITNFAGLNHYLEGHHRWASFHANCSLVVIDEAHAWTGISGMHAAWILRRARRVIDWYGGDPQYVLTTATIGNPSEHARALTGEPATVIDDDGSPSGRRHMVFWDPPAKDDGGATGVDADTAGWSPSKRPATVEAPEVWAYCCSRGVPSLLFCDSRKQTELAVGRAREFLERPELPYRGATELAAYNAGHGKRSRRDTETGLKAGRLDGVATTSALEVGIDVGGIDGTVLLGYPGTRQSFWQRLGRSGRDEREALSVFVPRHATLDQYVLRHPESLLEEAPESAVVDLENNPVYLQHLRCAAQELPLRREDAPRFGGIDRLERAVEYGRRTGDLEGSLDGGVTYAHRDRPQGEISLYASGGDAFEVRLAGDDSFDHQPIGRARAYRDYHVGATVLYRGDQYEVVDLRADRPQPVVELEPVDVDYYTQSQRRTTIYETEVRDSRDVGSFRLNWGYGTVTVHHDTFTKREIGTGDVRAVGLETGVPPLEMRTQMCWVEVPTDVERAVTAAHSDYHNDDCEDLPPRLHGYLGGIHAIEHAMIAVTPLELTVDAADLGGLATNRLPDASETSGWFIYDGVEGGLGFSRRIYEEYEAVARRARELMTDCPCGRDEGCPACLMDPRCGNDNRPLYAPAATDVIDALLGDGRRSIESTDEATDPGDDRRPPASIS, encoded by the coding sequence ATGCCTGGAGACGACCCAGCGGACTCGACTATCGAGGAGGACGGCACGCCAAACGCGAACTCCGAAGCGCGCGCCACAGCATCGGACGGCCTCGCGATGACCGGCGCGGAGCTCCGTGAGAGCTATCCGCAGAATCGCTATCGCGGGCAGGTTCACGAGGAGATTTCGCTGCCGGCCGAACCGGCCCGCCACGTGCCGGCTCAGCGGGTCTTGCCGCCGGAACTCGGGGCGAGGCTGGGTGTCGACCTCTGGAGCCACCAGGCGGCCGCACTCGAGGCGCTGGCCGACGGCGAGAACGTCTGCGTCGCGACGTCGACGTCCTCGGGGAAGACGTACGTCTACGGGTTACACCTCGCACGACGGTTCGGGGAGAACCCCGACGTGCGCGCGCTTCTCGTCTACCCGACGAAAGCGCTCAGCCGCGACCAGGAACGCGAACTGAACGCGCTCTTCGAGTCGCTCGGGGTGGACGTCACCGTCGGCGTGTACGACGGCGACACGAAACGCGAGGACAAAGCGCGGATTCGCGACGAGGCGAACGTCGTCATCACCAACTTCGCGGGGTTGAATCACTATCTCGAGGGTCACCACCGCTGGGCGTCGTTCCACGCGAACTGCTCGCTGGTCGTGATCGACGAGGCCCACGCGTGGACGGGTATCAGCGGGATGCACGCCGCCTGGATTCTCCGGCGAGCGCGGCGGGTGATAGACTGGTACGGCGGAGATCCCCAGTACGTGCTGACGACCGCGACGATCGGTAACCCGTCGGAGCACGCCCGCGCGTTGACCGGCGAACCGGCGACGGTGATCGACGACGACGGCTCGCCGAGCGGCCGTCGCCACATGGTGTTCTGGGATCCGCCGGCGAAGGATGACGGCGGCGCGACCGGCGTCGATGCCGACACCGCCGGGTGGAGCCCCAGCAAACGACCCGCGACGGTCGAGGCACCCGAGGTCTGGGCGTACTGCTGCTCTCGCGGCGTTCCCTCGCTGCTGTTCTGTGATTCCCGCAAACAGACGGAACTGGCCGTCGGACGGGCACGGGAGTTCCTCGAGCGCCCGGAACTCCCCTACCGGGGGGCGACCGAACTCGCGGCGTACAACGCGGGCCACGGGAAGCGATCCCGCCGCGATACCGAGACCGGGCTCAAAGCCGGCCGACTCGACGGCGTCGCGACGACCAGCGCACTCGAGGTCGGCATCGACGTCGGGGGAATCGACGGCACCGTCTTGCTCGGGTATCCCGGCACCCGTCAGTCGTTCTGGCAGCGACTCGGCCGATCGGGTCGCGACGAGCGCGAGGCGCTCTCGGTGTTCGTCCCCCGTCACGCGACGCTCGATCAGTACGTCTTGCGTCACCCGGAGTCCCTCCTCGAGGAAGCCCCCGAGAGCGCGGTCGTCGATCTCGAGAACAATCCCGTCTATCTGCAGCACCTGCGCTGTGCCGCCCAGGAACTGCCGCTGCGCCGCGAGGACGCGCCCCGGTTCGGTGGCATCGATCGGCTCGAGCGGGCCGTCGAGTACGGCCGACGGACGGGCGACCTGGAGGGATCGCTCGACGGCGGCGTGACGTACGCCCATCGCGACCGGCCGCAGGGCGAAATCAGCCTCTACGCGTCGGGCGGCGACGCGTTCGAGGTTCGACTCGCCGGGGACGACTCGTTCGATCACCAGCCGATCGGACGCGCACGCGCCTATCGGGATTATCACGTGGGTGCGACGGTTCTGTATCGGGGCGACCAGTACGAAGTCGTCGATCTGCGGGCGGACCGACCCCAGCCAGTCGTCGAACTCGAGCCGGTCGACGTCGATTACTACACCCAGTCACAGCGTCGAACGACGATCTACGAGACCGAGGTTCGCGACTCTCGCGACGTCGGTTCGTTCCGGCTCAACTGGGGGTACGGGACGGTCACCGTTCACCACGACACGTTCACGAAACGGGAGATCGGCACGGGCGACGTTCGGGCCGTCGGCCTCGAGACCGGCGTCCCGCCGCTGGAGATGCGAACGCAGATGTGCTGGGTCGAAGTACCGACGGACGTCGAACGCGCGGTGACGGCCGCACACAGCGACTACCACAACGACGACTGCGAGGACCTGCCGCCGCGACTCCACGGCTACCTCGGGGGAATTCACGCCATCGAACACGCGATGATCGCCGTGACGCCCCTCGAGCTGACCGTCGACGCGGCCGACCTCGGCGGCCTCGCGACGAACCGGCTTCCCGACGCGTCCGAGACGAGCGGGTGGTTCATCTACGACGGCGTCGAGGGCGGCCTGGGATTTTCGCGGCGCATCTACGAGGAGTACGAGGCGGTCGCTCGACGGGCTCGCGAGCTGATGACCGACTGCCCGTGCGGGCGCGACGAGGGCTGTCCCGCCTGCCTCATGGATCCGCGGTGTGGCAACGATAACCGTCCGCTGTACGCGCCTGCGGCGACCGACGTGATCGACGCGTTGCTCGGCGACGGTCGTCGATCGATCGAGTCGACGGACGAGGCGACCGACCCGGGTGACGACCGTCGCCCGCCAGCATCGATCTCGTAA